One Deltaproteobacteria bacterium DNA segment encodes these proteins:
- a CDS encoding DUF983 domain-containing protein yields the protein MTAPAATPLPTLATLLGRGWRKSCPQCGEGALFKRLNVMHDRCAVCGLRYLEDQGDLFGYLFVLDRVLFLVPLIGMVFLRVWVPSPTWFYVAWAIAMLALVVTLPQRTGVGIALDYLLRRRRAAT from the coding sequence ATGACGGCGCCGGCGGCGACGCCGCTCCCCACGCTCGCGACCCTGCTCGGCCGCGGCTGGCGCAAGAGCTGTCCGCAATGCGGCGAGGGCGCCCTCTTCAAGCGCCTGAACGTGATGCACGACCGCTGCGCCGTCTGCGGCCTGCGCTACCTCGAGGACCAGGGGGACCTCTTCGGCTACCTCTTCGTGCTCGACCGCGTGCTCTTCCTGGTGCCGCTGATCGGCATGGTGTTCCTGCGCGTGTGGGTCCCGTCGCCGACCTGGTTCTACGTCGCCTGGGCGATCGCCATGCTGGCCCTGGTCGTGACGCTGCCGCAGCGAACCGGGGTCGGCATCGCGCTCGACTACCTGCTCCGCCGCCGGCGCGCCGCTACCTGA
- a CDS encoding crotonase/enoyl-CoA hydratase family protein: protein MSDRVSISIDAGVADVRLNRPEKMNALDRPMFDDIAAAGARLAATSGLRAVVLSGNGRAFCAGLDMASFTGSEGPGDITARTHGAANLFQEVAWLWRQLPVPVVAAVHGVAFGGGFQIMLGADVRIAAPDTKLSIMEIKWGLVPDMAGIALTRGLMRDDVLRELTFTGRIFNGAEGVGYGCVTHVDADPHAAATRLAREIAAKNPEAIRSAKRLYNDALDADGAALLAAESREQKALIGTANQLEAVMANIEKRAPIFRDPA, encoded by the coding sequence ATGAGTGATCGCGTGAGCATCTCGATCGACGCCGGCGTTGCCGACGTCCGCCTGAACCGTCCCGAGAAGATGAACGCCCTCGACCGCCCCATGTTCGACGACATCGCCGCCGCCGGCGCGCGCCTGGCGGCGACGTCCGGTCTCCGTGCCGTCGTCCTCTCGGGGAATGGCCGCGCCTTCTGCGCCGGGCTCGACATGGCGAGCTTCACCGGCTCCGAGGGCCCCGGCGACATCACCGCCCGGACGCACGGCGCGGCCAACCTCTTCCAGGAGGTGGCGTGGCTCTGGCGGCAGCTGCCCGTCCCGGTCGTCGCGGCCGTCCACGGCGTCGCCTTCGGCGGCGGTTTCCAGATCATGCTCGGCGCCGACGTGCGGATCGCGGCCCCGGACACCAAGCTCTCGATCATGGAGATCAAGTGGGGGCTCGTCCCCGACATGGCCGGCATCGCCCTCACCCGCGGCCTCATGCGCGACGACGTGCTCCGCGAGCTCACCTTCACCGGCCGGATTTTCAACGGCGCCGAGGGAGTCGGCTACGGCTGCGTCACGCACGTCGACGCGGACCCGCACGCCGCCGCGACGCGCCTCGCGCGCGAGATCGCCGCCAAGAACCCCGAGGCGATCCGCAGCGCGAAGCGCCTCTACAACGACGCCCTCGATGCCGACGGCGCCGCCCTTCTCGCCGCCGAGAGCCGCGAGCAGAAGGCTCTCATCGGCACCGCGAATCAGCTGGAGGCGGTGATGGCGAACATCGAGAAGCGCGCCCCGATCTTCCGCGATCCCGCATGA
- a CDS encoding CocE/NonD family hydrolase, whose product MPTRHRRILCAALLALCGATPAVALDVQSGIGFVAITGEVEGTPLVLENAQHVDVQSGLVDRFGSLVFRDLGQGNAYFVREPGGATTAVTTRRFTDHPPQSFYQAQTLVEGLNYIETRDGTLLAAMVRAPLGSSFAPGRRFPTLVEYSGYAAADPDNPQPSTLIASAMGYATVAVNMRGSGCSGGVIDLFDLPTTADGYDVIEIVGNQDWVQGEGVGMIGISFPGISQMFVAGAQPPHLVAVAPFSIIGDIYRAPGFPGGIFNNGFAESWLQERADDALPAPEGGQAWAIQRVNDGDATCLANQSLRLQTQDPVDFTQSKPYYVSELMDARSPSNWAANIRVPTFISGAWQDEQTGSGFVTLLKQLPKRRDVKIMLVNGVHSSSMEPTSLWDWTAFLDIYVAKRFPNMDRLTPLAGAIYENILGPGAPTPPLPPDYLAGASDLADARRQFEAGPRVRVLMENGAGSGTPGLPAPRFELDFEKWPPPGARQTAWYFGPGGSLSKFKSVSDGFDSYDPDPEARPMQTIPGQGQAESWEIMPAYDWRPLVAGTAVAYATAPLEADTTIVGEGAVDLFLRSSASDTDIQVTLTEVRPDDLETYVQSGWLRASHRKLARKGNTRTEVRQTHLEADAEPLPPGQFTKMRVGIFAVAHTFRAGSRIRVSLEAPGGDRTRWAFDTFDTNGMVTNDVNYSRGYASRLVLPVVRRAPAPAGLPPCPGLRGQPCRAYEPASNGG is encoded by the coding sequence ATGCCGACCCGTCACCGAAGGATCCTGTGCGCCGCCTTGCTCGCGCTCTGCGGCGCGACGCCCGCCGTCGCCCTCGACGTGCAGTCCGGTATCGGCTTCGTCGCCATCACGGGCGAGGTCGAAGGCACGCCGCTCGTGCTCGAGAACGCCCAGCACGTGGACGTCCAGAGCGGGCTCGTCGATCGCTTCGGGAGCCTGGTCTTTCGCGACCTCGGCCAGGGGAACGCGTATTTCGTGCGCGAGCCCGGGGGCGCGACGACGGCGGTGACAACGCGCCGCTTCACGGACCATCCGCCGCAGTCCTTCTATCAGGCGCAGACCCTGGTCGAGGGGTTGAACTACATCGAGACGCGGGACGGGACGCTCCTCGCGGCGATGGTGCGCGCGCCGCTCGGCAGCTCGTTCGCGCCCGGGCGCCGCTTCCCGACGCTGGTCGAGTACTCCGGCTATGCCGCCGCCGACCCGGACAACCCGCAGCCCTCGACGCTCATCGCGTCGGCGATGGGGTACGCGACGGTCGCCGTCAACATGCGCGGCTCCGGCTGCTCGGGCGGCGTGATCGACCTCTTCGATCTGCCCACGACCGCGGACGGCTACGACGTCATCGAGATCGTCGGCAACCAGGACTGGGTGCAGGGCGAGGGGGTCGGCATGATAGGCATCTCCTTCCCGGGCATCAGCCAGATGTTCGTCGCGGGCGCGCAGCCGCCGCACCTCGTCGCGGTGGCGCCCTTCTCGATCATCGGCGACATCTACCGCGCGCCGGGCTTCCCGGGCGGTATCTTCAACAACGGCTTCGCCGAGAGTTGGCTACAGGAGCGCGCCGACGACGCGCTCCCGGCGCCGGAGGGCGGGCAGGCGTGGGCGATCCAGCGCGTGAACGACGGCGACGCCACCTGCCTCGCGAACCAGAGTCTCCGTCTCCAGACGCAGGATCCGGTCGATTTCACGCAGAGCAAGCCGTACTACGTTTCCGAGCTCATGGACGCGCGCTCGCCGAGCAACTGGGCCGCCAACATCCGGGTGCCGACCTTCATCTCGGGCGCCTGGCAGGACGAGCAGACCGGGAGCGGTTTCGTGACGCTCTTGAAGCAGCTGCCGAAGCGCCGCGACGTCAAGATCATGCTCGTGAACGGCGTCCACTCGAGCTCGATGGAGCCGACGAGCCTCTGGGACTGGACCGCGTTCCTCGACATCTACGTCGCGAAGCGATTCCCGAACATGGACCGGCTGACCCCCTTGGCCGGCGCGATCTACGAGAACATCCTCGGGCCGGGGGCGCCGACGCCACCGCTGCCGCCCGACTACCTTGCCGGCGCGAGCGATCTGGCCGACGCGCGGCGGCAGTTCGAGGCCGGGCCGCGCGTACGCGTGCTCATGGAGAACGGCGCGGGCTCCGGGACGCCGGGTCTGCCGGCGCCGCGTTTCGAGCTCGATTTCGAGAAGTGGCCGCCGCCCGGGGCGCGTCAGACGGCCTGGTATTTCGGGCCGGGGGGATCGCTGTCGAAGTTCAAATCGGTCAGCGACGGCTTCGACAGCTACGATCCGGACCCGGAGGCGCGTCCGATGCAGACGATTCCGGGCCAGGGGCAGGCCGAGTCTTGGGAAATCATGCCGGCCTACGACTGGCGGCCGCTCGTCGCGGGGACGGCGGTCGCGTATGCGACGGCGCCGCTCGAAGCGGACACGACGATCGTCGGCGAGGGCGCCGTCGACCTCTTCCTGCGCTCGAGCGCGTCCGACACCGACATCCAGGTGACGCTCACGGAGGTCCGCCCCGACGACCTGGAGACGTACGTGCAGAGCGGCTGGCTGCGGGCGAGCCACCGCAAGCTCGCGCGCAAGGGCAACACGCGCACCGAGGTCCGGCAGACCCACCTCGAAGCCGACGCCGAGCCCCTGCCGCCGGGCCAGTTCACGAAGATGCGGGTGGGAATCTTCGCCGTCGCGCACACGTTCCGGGCCGGCTCGCGCATCCGGGTGAGCCTCGAGGCGCCGGGCGGCGACCGCACGCGCTGGGCCTTCGACACGTTCGACACCAACGGCATGGTGACGAACGACGTGAACTACTCGCGCGGCTACGCCTCGCGTCTGGTGCTGCCGGTCGTGCGGCGTGCGCCGGCGCCGGCGGGCCTGCCGCCGTGCCCCGGCCTGCGCGGCCAGCCGTGTCGCGCCTACGAGCCGGCGAGCAACGGCGGCTGA
- a CDS encoding 2-dehydropantoate 2-reductase, producing the protein MRARRIAIYGAGSIGCYVGGRLAATGSDVVFIGRERIAAEVRAHGLHLTDWEGAALDVAPDRIRFETTAPAASGADLALVTVKSAATDDAGRELAAVLSPSALVVSLQNGVGNAERLRAALPSRTVLPGMVQFNVVHQGAGRFHHGSEGRLEVARDARLDPYLAPFAAAGLPLVLHDRMVPVLWAKLLLNLNNPVNALSDLPLKAQLSDRALRRCTALAQAEALALLAAAGIAPARLTPLPASWLPRVLRLPNAIFTRLAGRMLAVDPQARSSMWEDLQAGRTTEVDWLNGEIVRLAASLGRTAPVNARLVALVRAAEGGERRTWSGPALLAELERAA; encoded by the coding sequence ATGCGCGCGAGACGGATCGCGATCTACGGCGCCGGCAGCATCGGCTGCTACGTCGGCGGCCGGCTCGCCGCGACCGGTAGCGACGTCGTCTTCATCGGCCGCGAGCGGATCGCGGCGGAGGTACGCGCGCACGGACTGCACCTCACGGACTGGGAAGGCGCGGCCCTCGACGTCGCTCCGGACCGCATCCGCTTCGAAACAACCGCGCCGGCCGCGAGCGGCGCCGACCTCGCGCTGGTCACCGTCAAGTCGGCGGCGACCGACGACGCCGGCCGCGAGCTCGCCGCGGTCCTCTCCCCGTCCGCGCTCGTCGTGAGCCTCCAGAACGGCGTCGGCAACGCGGAGCGTCTGCGCGCCGCGCTCCCGAGTCGGACGGTTCTGCCCGGGATGGTGCAATTCAACGTCGTCCACCAGGGTGCCGGTCGTTTCCATCACGGCTCCGAGGGCCGCCTCGAGGTCGCGCGCGACGCGCGCCTCGACCCCTACCTCGCCCCGTTCGCGGCCGCCGGACTGCCGCTCGTCCTCCACGATCGGATGGTGCCGGTGCTGTGGGCGAAGCTCCTCCTCAATCTCAACAACCCCGTGAACGCGCTCTCCGATCTGCCGCTCAAGGCGCAGCTCTCCGACCGCGCCCTGCGCCGATGCACCGCGCTCGCGCAGGCGGAAGCGCTCGCCCTCCTCGCGGCGGCGGGCATCGCGCCGGCGCGCCTGACGCCGCTCCCCGCCTCGTGGCTTCCCCGCGTGCTGCGCCTTCCGAACGCGATCTTCACCCGCCTCGCCGGCCGCATGCTCGCGGTCGATCCGCAGGCGCGCTCCTCGATGTGGGAGGATCTCCAGGCCGGACGGACCACGGAGGTCGACTGGTTGAACGGCGAAATCGTGCGCCTCGCCGCAAGCCTGGGTCGCACGGCGCCGGTGAATGCCCGCCTCGTCGCCCTCGTGCGCGCGGCGGAGGGCGGCGAACGGCGGACCTGGTCGGGTCCGGCGCTCCTCGCCGAGCTCGAGCGCGCCGCCTGA